In one window of Desulfovibrio sp. DNA:
- the secG gene encoding preprotein translocase subunit SecG gives MQTLILTLHIIVCVLLIILVLLQSGKEGMGVIFGGGNTSVFGSGGAGGILAKLTTLMAVIFVITSLSYTYVTSSRPSSESTILNVKIEEPAVPKTNAVPPVQSAPAAPTGQSAPAGKQDAAPAGQ, from the coding sequence AGACTCTCATTCTTACGCTGCATATCATTGTATGCGTGTTGCTTATTATCCTTGTACTTTTGCAATCGGGCAAGGAAGGCATGGGCGTCATCTTTGGCGGGGGCAACACTTCTGTTTTCGGCAGTGGTGGCGCTGGCGGCATTCTTGCCAAACTTACCACGCTTATGGCAGTGATTTTTGTTATCACTTCTTTGAGTTACACGTATGTCACCAGTTCGCGGCCCAGCAGCGAATCTACCATTCTTAATGTAAAGATTGAAGAACCTGCGGTGCCCAAGACCAACGCCGTGCCGCCCGTTCAGTCCGCACCAGCGGCTCCGACCGGGCAATCCGCTCCTGCCGGCAAGCAGGATGCCGCGCCTGCGGGGCAGTAG
- a CDS encoding Smr/MutS family protein, producing MSDSDSFGENPFRSLNMGKLPEKKAGKPAESRAAAKTRKYIKTHSTGNATGVEDSGVDEEERDLFLRSIGQMQSSKAPRGANGARKHSGPGTFLLEEHASLPDCSDPKKKHNKGNAGMPAPQSERGAGGGSRRDDATPTHRENQPDAAQGGLRMGAKKRSGFGAAQISSRVESHAGDMADADADDAVFLQAMGEVAPLQGRGRDVVPVPDAVTPPPNGEISLQDFMDGKLEFALSFSDEYLEGHVVGLDQMTINKLRAGSFSPEAHLDLHGLNALQAFEALRGFLRGGWYKGLRTVLVVPGRGRNSPDGIGILREKLQNWLTQDPFKRVVLAFCTAQPHDGGPGSVYVLLRKYKKKGRVYWERTPADDDLY from the coding sequence ATGTCCGACTCCGATTCTTTTGGCGAAAATCCCTTCAGATCCCTCAATATGGGCAAGCTTCCTGAAAAGAAAGCAGGAAAGCCTGCGGAATCTCGTGCTGCTGCCAAAACCAGAAAATATATAAAGACCCACTCCACAGGAAACGCTACCGGCGTTGAAGATTCTGGTGTTGACGAGGAAGAGCGCGATCTTTTTTTACGCTCCATAGGGCAAATGCAGTCATCAAAAGCACCCCGTGGGGCAAATGGAGCGCGCAAACACTCCGGCCCGGGAACCTTCCTGTTGGAAGAACACGCCAGTTTGCCAGATTGCAGCGACCCAAAAAAGAAGCACAACAAAGGCAACGCAGGTATGCCAGCCCCACAATCTGAACGCGGAGCAGGCGGAGGGTCAAGAAGGGACGACGCCACGCCAACCCATAGGGAAAACCAGCCTGATGCGGCGCAGGGCGGCCTCCGCATGGGCGCGAAAAAGCGTTCCGGCTTCGGTGCGGCACAAATCTCTTCCCGCGTGGAAAGCCATGCCGGAGACATGGCTGACGCAGATGCGGACGATGCCGTGTTTCTTCAGGCCATGGGCGAGGTTGCTCCTCTTCAGGGTCGCGGGCGTGACGTGGTGCCAGTGCCTGATGCTGTTACTCCGCCGCCTAACGGGGAGATCAGCCTTCAGGATTTCATGGATGGCAAGCTGGAATTTGCCCTGTCATTTTCCGACGAGTACCTTGAAGGGCATGTGGTGGGTCTTGATCAAATGACCATAAACAAGCTGCGGGCAGGTTCTTTCAGTCCCGAAGCGCATCTGGATCTGCACGGACTCAACGCTTTGCAGGCATTTGAGGCCTTGCGCGGTTTTTTACGCGGCGGTTGGTATAAAGGATTGCGCACCGTGCTTGTGGTGCCGGGCCGGGGGCGCAACTCCCCTGACGGCATAGGCATCTTGCGCGAGAAGCTGCAAAACTGGCTGACCCAGGACCCCTTCAAAAGGGTCGTGCTGGCCTTCTGCACTGCGCAGCCCCACGACGGGGGCCCTGGCAGTGTTTATGTATTACTGCGCAAGTACAAGAAAAAAGGGCGCGTTTATTGGGAACGCACGCCGGCAGATGACGATCTTTATTGA
- a CDS encoding DnaJ family domain-containing protein has translation MAGANPWSVIQFIAERRIEEAQAQGLFDNLPGQGKPLELEDTSHVPEELRMAYKILSNAGCLPPELAERKELSRLVDMLENCEDEQERVRQMQKLRFMIARAKMRCQRHLQLEQDDPYYDRLLDRLSASGKRNPHPA, from the coding sequence ATGGCAGGGGCTAATCCCTGGTCTGTCATCCAGTTCATTGCTGAAAGACGCATTGAAGAAGCCCAGGCACAGGGACTCTTTGACAATTTGCCAGGGCAAGGCAAACCGCTGGAACTGGAGGACACAAGCCATGTGCCCGAGGAACTGCGCATGGCCTACAAAATTTTGAGCAATGCGGGCTGTCTGCCTCCGGAATTGGCTGAACGCAAGGAACTGAGCCGCCTTGTGGACATGCTGGAAAACTGTGAGGACGAACAGGAGCGCGTGCGCCAGATGCAAAAGCTGCGCTTTATGATTGCGCGTGCAAAAATGCGCTGTCAGCGCCATTTGCAGCTTGAGCAGGATGATCCTTACTATGACAGGCTGCTGGACAGGCTGTCCGCGTCAGGCAAAAGAAATCCGCATCCTGCCTGA